CACCGCGTTCTTCGCCGCGCTGAAGACGGTGTCGTCGGGCGAGGAGTACCGGCGCGTGATGGAGCTCGTCACGCGTTAGTCGATCGTTAGGCGCTCGTCAGGCTCACGGCGCGTCCCTCGCGCCGTCGGCTTTCCCCCGAAGTGCTAAGAACTTAGCAGAGGATCCGCCCATGATGCCCGTCCCGCTCCTCGCGCTCGCGACGATGTTAGGCACCGCGGAGCCGCTCGCGCAGCCGCCCGCGGTGTGCAGCCAGGTGCTCGGCCACATGACGAACAGCGACGGCGCGCGGACGACGATGGTGGTGAGCGACCGCGAGCACTGCCTCGAGGTGCGCCTGACGGGACGCGTCACGTTCGACGACGCGGACGCCGACGTGAAGACGATGGATCCCGGGAGCACGCTCGTCGCGACCGAGTCGCGCGGCGGCGGTACGCGCGCCCTCACGCTCGTCGAGCGCAGCGGCGCGATCGACCGCGCGTACCGCGTGAACGGCGAGGTGCGGCCGGTGGCCGAGAGCACGGCGTGGTTCCGCGGCGTGGTGCTCGACCTCGTGCGCGAGGCGGGCTACGGCGCGCCGGAGCGCGTGGCGCGCATCCGCCGGCAGGGCGGCGTGGGCGCGGTGCTCGACGAGGTGCGACGGATCCACTCCGACCACGTGCGGCAGATCTACCTCGAGACGGTGCTCGCCTCGAGCGGCCTGACCGTCGACGAGGTGCGCCGCGTGACGCGCGCCGCGAGCGACGATCTGTCGTCGGACCACGCGAAGGGGATGGTGCTGCGCGCCGCGGTCGACCTGCGCGGCGACGACCGCGAGGTGGCCGACGCCGCGGTGCGCGGCGCGGGGACGATCGGCTCCGACCACGAGCGCGCCGAGCTGCTGCGCCGGGTGCTGGAGCGCGTCTGCTCCGACGACGCGGTGGTCGCGCGCGCGCTCGACGCCGCGGCGGAGATGGGATCCGACCACGAGCGCGCGAACGTGCTGGCGACGGCGCTCGACCGCGCCGAGCCGACGGCGCCGACGGTGCGCGCGTCGTTCTTCCGCACGGTGGACGGTGTGGGCTCGGACCACGAGCGGCGGCGCGTGCTGGAGTCGCTCGCCGGCCGCGACTCGTTAGGCACCGCGACCGCGCACGCGCTGCTCGCCTCGGCGGCGCGGATCGGCTCCGACCACGAGAAGGCCGCGGTGCTGCTCGCGCTCGCGTGGCACCCCGATCGGCTCCGCGACCCCGGCGTGCGCGCCGCGTTCGACGCCGCGCTGAAGTCGATCGGCTCGGACGCCGAGTACCGCCGCGTCGCCGGCGCGCTCGCGCGGTGAGCCGATGCTCGGCGTCCTCACGCGGCGGCGCGGAGAACGCGGAGAAAGCCAGCACATCGTCCTGCAGTTCTCCGCGTTCTCCGCGTCTTCGCGTAAGATCCATCCCCGACCCAACGAGGCTGTCGTCGTGTCCATTGATGCTAAGAAACTAGCATTCGCCGGATCCATCCTGCTCACGACGCTCGGCCGCGGCGGGGCGGCGGGCGCGCAGGTCGGCGACTCGGCGAGGGAAGCGGCGCCGGTGCGGTCGCCGGCGCGGGCGGTGCGGGCGGAGCGGGCGGAGCGGGCGCCGGTGATCGACGGCGACGACCGCGACGCGGTGTGGCGCGCGGCGATGCCGTTAGGCGCGTTCCGCGTGTTCGACCCCACCGAGGACGGCGAGCCGACGCTGCGCACCGAGGCGCGCCTCGCGTTCGACGCGCGGCACGTCTACGTGTTCGTGCGCGCGTTCGACCCGCACCCCGACAGCATCGTGTCGCGTCTCTCGCGCCGCGACGTGCGCACGCCGAGCGACCAGATCAAGGTGATGCTCGACAGCTACCACGACCGGCGCACCGCGTACGAGTTCGCCGTCAACCCCGCCGGCGTGAAGCGCGACTACTACGCGTACGACGACGGTGTGGAGGACGTGACGTGGGACGCCGTGTGGGACGTCGCGACGCGCGTCGACTCGTTGGGCTGGACGGCGGAGTTCCGCATCCCGCTGTCGCAGCTCCGATTCCCGCGCGCCGGCGCCCACACGTTCGGCGTCATGGTCACGCGCGACGTCGCGCGCACGAACGAGCGATACAGCTGGCCCGTGTACCGCCGCTCGCGCCCGGGCCTCCCGTCGCAGTTCGCGGACGTCGCCGGCTTCGAGGGGCTCGGCGCGTCGGGGCGGCTGGAGGCGATGCCGCACGTCGTGGCGACGAACCGCAGCGCCACCCGCCCCGACGGCTTCGCGCGCACGCAGCGTCAGGACCTCGGCGCCGATCTCAAGGTGGGGCTCGGGTCGAACCTCACGCTCGACGCGACGGTGAACCCCGACTTCGGCCAGGTGGAGGCCGACCCGGCGACGGTGAACCTCACCGCGTTCGAGACGTTCTTCGACGAGCGGCGCCCGTTCTTCCAGGAAGGAACGGGGATCTTCTCGTTCGGCGCCGACGCCACGCGGCTGTTCTACTCGCGCCGCATCGGACGCGCGCCGCAGCTCGCCGCCCTCGCGCCGACCGACGCCGACGTCCCGGGCGCGACGACGATCCTCGGCGCGGGGAAGCTCACCGGCCGCGTCGGCAACGGCCTGTCGGTCGGTGCGTTAGGCGCGGCGACGGGACGGGAGCGCGCCGGCGGCGCGACCGTGGAGCCGGCCGCCGCGTACAGCGCGGCGCGCGTGCAGCAGGACCTGCGCGGCGGCGAGAGCGGCATCGGCGCGATGTTCACCGGCGTGCGCCGGTCGCTCGACGCCGCGGACGCGCCGTACCTGCGCGACGAGGCGTACGCCGGCGGCGTCGACCTGCGGCACCGCTTCGCCGGCCCGTTCGGCGGACGCTACCGGCTCGCCGCGTCGCTCGCCGGCAGCGTCGTGCGCGGCTCCGCGCAGTCGATCGCGCGCACCCAGCGCTCGGCGGTGCACTACTACCAGCGGCCCGACGCGGGCCTCACCTACGACTCCACGCGCACGGCGCTCGGCGGCACCGCGCTCGATCTCTCGGCGTCGGAGGTCGCGGGGACGTGGCGGTTCGACGCGTCGTACTCGCGGCTCTCGGCCGGCTTCGAGACGAACGATCTCGGGTTCCTGTCGCGCGCCGACATGCAGACCGCGTCCGCCGGCGTGCGCGCGGTGTCGTCGCGACCGCGCGCGTTCTGGCGCAACGCGAACGCGTCGTTCGACGTCGTGACGCAGTACACGGCGCGCGGCACGCCGATCGCCAGCACGGTGGAGCTCGCGGGCTACGCCCAGTTCGCGAGCGGCGCGTATCTCAGCGCCGATCTGTGGACGGACAACGCGGGCGCCGTGTACTGCGATCGCTGCGCGCGCGGTGGCCCCGCGCTGCGGCTCTCCCCGGCGACGTCGCTGCTCATCAACGTCTCGCGCGACGACCGCAAGCGCGTGGTGCCGTACTTCGCCGCGATCTACACCGTCGGCGACGGCGGCCGCTCGACGCTCTGGCGCGTGCGCCCGCTCGTCACGCTGCGGCCGGCGAGCAACGTGAACGCGCAGATCGGCGCGCGCTATCAGCGCAACCGCGACGCGACGCAGTGGTACGCGAACGTCACGTCGGGCGGCACGCCGCGCTGGCTGTTCGCGCGGCTCGACCAGCACCTCCTCAGCTTCCTCGGCACGCTCGACGTGACCGCGACACCGACGCTGTCGCTGCAGCTCTACGCGGAGCCGTTCGTGAGCGCCGGAAAGTACGACGACGTGCGCACCCTCGCCGACCCGCGGGCGCGCCGCTACGACGACCGCTTCACGCCGTTCCCGAGGACGACGGAGGGCTTCAACTCCAAGCAGTTCAACTCCACCGCCGTGCTGCGCTGGGAGTACCGCCCGGGCTCCACGCTGTTCGTCGTCTGGTCGCAGGGCCGCGAGCAGCTCGACCGCGACCCCGGCTCGTTCGAGGCCGCGCGTGACTACCGCAACCTGTTCGGGGCTCGGCCGGACAACACGCTCGCGGTGAAGCTGGCGTACTGGATCGGGCGGTAGGGCGCTCG
This DNA window, taken from Gemmatirosa kalamazoonensis, encodes the following:
- a CDS encoding DUF5916 domain-containing protein, producing MSIDAKKLAFAGSILLTTLGRGGAAGAQVGDSAREAAPVRSPARAVRAERAERAPVIDGDDRDAVWRAAMPLGAFRVFDPTEDGEPTLRTEARLAFDARHVYVFVRAFDPHPDSIVSRLSRRDVRTPSDQIKVMLDSYHDRRTAYEFAVNPAGVKRDYYAYDDGVEDVTWDAVWDVATRVDSLGWTAEFRIPLSQLRFPRAGAHTFGVMVTRDVARTNERYSWPVYRRSRPGLPSQFADVAGFEGLGASGRLEAMPHVVATNRSATRPDGFARTQRQDLGADLKVGLGSNLTLDATVNPDFGQVEADPATVNLTAFETFFDERRPFFQEGTGIFSFGADATRLFYSRRIGRAPQLAALAPTDADVPGATTILGAGKLTGRVGNGLSVGALGAATGRERAGGATVEPAAAYSAARVQQDLRGGESGIGAMFTGVRRSLDAADAPYLRDEAYAGGVDLRHRFAGPFGGRYRLAASLAGSVVRGSAQSIARTQRSAVHYYQRPDAGLTYDSTRTALGGTALDLSASEVAGTWRFDASYSRLSAGFETNDLGFLSRADMQTASAGVRAVSSRPRAFWRNANASFDVVTQYTARGTPIASTVELAGYAQFASGAYLSADLWTDNAGAVYCDRCARGGPALRLSPATSLLINVSRDDRKRVVPYFAAIYTVGDGGRSTLWRVRPLVTLRPASNVNAQIGARYQRNRDATQWYANVTSGGTPRWLFARLDQHLLSFLGTLDVTATPTLSLQLYAEPFVSAGKYDDVRTLADPRARRYDDRFTPFPRTTEGFNSKQFNSTAVLRWEYRPGSTLFVVWSQGREQLDRDPGSFEAARDYRNLFGARPDNTLAVKLAYWIGR